A section of the Streptomyces sp. Je 1-369 genome encodes:
- a CDS encoding TetR/AcrR family transcriptional regulator produces MVRVGLTTERLVRAGAELADEVGFEQVTVSALARRFDVKVASLYSHVKNSQDLKTGIALLALAELADRGADALAGRAGKDALAALANVYRDYAGEHPGRYAAAQLRLTPEAAAASAGGRHAEMTRAILRGYELTEPDQTHAVRLLGSVFHGYVSLELGGGFSHSAPDSDETWTRVIDALDALLRNWPEPAV; encoded by the coding sequence ATGGTGCGCGTAGGGCTGACCACGGAACGTCTGGTCCGGGCGGGAGCGGAGCTCGCGGACGAGGTCGGCTTCGAGCAGGTGACCGTCTCCGCGCTCGCCCGCCGCTTCGACGTCAAGGTCGCGAGCCTGTACTCGCACGTGAAGAACTCCCAGGACCTCAAGACGGGCATCGCCCTGCTCGCGCTCGCGGAACTCGCCGACCGTGGCGCCGACGCGCTCGCCGGACGGGCGGGCAAGGACGCGCTGGCCGCACTGGCGAACGTCTACCGCGACTACGCCGGGGAGCACCCCGGCCGGTACGCCGCGGCCCAGCTGCGGCTCACCCCCGAAGCCGCCGCCGCGAGCGCGGGCGGCCGGCACGCGGAGATGACACGCGCGATCCTGCGCGGGTACGAGCTGACGGAACCGGACCAGACGCACGCGGTCCGCCTCCTCGGCAGCGTCTTCCACGGCTACGTGAGCCTGGAGCTCGGGGGCGGGTTCAGTCACAGCGCACCCGACTCCGACGAGACATGGACGCGGGTCATTGATGCCCTTGACGCCCTGCTGCGCAACTGGCCCGAACCGGCCGTTTAA
- a CDS encoding dihydroxyacetone kinase family protein gives MSHFLPETDAVLTAARGLALAHPGMIEVNSSPLYLRARDADPARTVALVSGGGSGHEPLHTGLLGRGGLDAVCPGEIFASPHNRQIYEASAAAAKSGGVLHIVKNYTGDVINFQIAAERLRHDGIPVATVLVDDDLATDSADSATGRRGTAATVVVEKLLGAAADRGATLEELTDLGRRVAARSRSIAVAARAQTSPTTVHPAFELDENTLDYGVGIHGERGIRTIARPATGDLVRRMTDDLLDALPDGPDDVLALVNGLGATTELELNAIAVLLNDELTARGLRPVLVVPGTFTAALDMAGFSLTLTRLEEGWADLWTTPTRTPLVLPRPAEGAVGVESLESPTRTPARTPASAPSETGDRTLLDRYALTVTQVRDNLTKLDQLVGDGDFGDNLAGGVRRAVKLADETGMDGTAALADAFLNDVGGTSGPLFGLLFQHLAAASPADGSAPSAAALAEAAEAGHAAIHRVGGAVPGDCTLVDALAPAAESLVAARDADAPEAPLTEAAQAAIRGALATASLRPRRGRASYVGDHALGVPDPGALAVALLFMALADIHEPATAPRLPAPGHITVL, from the coding sequence ATGAGCCACTTCCTGCCGGAGACCGATGCCGTGCTGACCGCCGCCCGAGGGCTGGCCCTGGCGCACCCCGGCATGATCGAGGTCAACAGCAGCCCGCTCTACCTGCGGGCGCGCGACGCCGACCCGGCCCGCACGGTCGCCCTGGTCTCCGGCGGCGGCTCCGGTCACGAGCCGCTGCACACCGGCCTCCTGGGCCGGGGCGGCCTGGACGCCGTCTGCCCCGGCGAGATCTTCGCCTCCCCGCACAACCGGCAGATCTACGAGGCGAGCGCGGCGGCCGCGAAGAGCGGCGGCGTCCTGCACATCGTCAAGAACTACACCGGCGACGTGATCAACTTCCAGATCGCGGCGGAGCGGCTGCGGCACGACGGCATCCCCGTCGCCACCGTCCTCGTCGACGACGACCTGGCCACCGACAGCGCGGACAGCGCGACCGGCCGCCGGGGCACCGCCGCGACGGTCGTCGTCGAGAAGCTCCTCGGCGCCGCCGCCGACCGGGGCGCCACGCTGGAGGAGCTCACCGACCTCGGCCGCCGCGTCGCCGCCCGCTCCCGCAGCATCGCTGTCGCCGCCCGCGCCCAGACCTCGCCCACCACGGTGCACCCGGCCTTCGAGCTGGACGAGAACACCCTCGACTACGGCGTGGGCATCCACGGCGAGCGCGGCATCCGCACCATCGCCAGGCCCGCGACCGGCGACCTCGTCCGGCGCATGACCGACGACCTCCTGGACGCGCTGCCCGACGGGCCCGACGACGTGCTGGCCCTCGTCAACGGCCTCGGCGCCACCACCGAGCTGGAGCTCAACGCCATCGCGGTGCTCCTGAACGACGAGCTCACCGCCCGCGGCCTGCGCCCCGTCCTCGTCGTCCCCGGCACCTTCACCGCCGCCCTGGACATGGCCGGGTTCTCCCTCACCCTCACGCGGCTCGAAGAAGGCTGGGCCGACCTGTGGACCACCCCCACCCGGACCCCGCTCGTCCTGCCGCGCCCCGCCGAGGGTGCCGTCGGCGTAGAAAGCCTTGAGTCGCCCACGCGTACGCCCGCACGCACCCCCGCGTCCGCGCCGTCCGAGACCGGCGACCGCACCCTGCTCGACCGCTACGCGCTCACCGTCACGCAGGTCCGCGACAACCTCACCAAGCTCGACCAGCTCGTCGGCGACGGCGACTTCGGCGACAATCTCGCCGGGGGCGTGCGCCGCGCGGTGAAGCTGGCCGACGAGACCGGTATGGACGGCACGGCAGCGCTGGCCGACGCCTTCCTCAACGACGTAGGCGGCACCAGCGGCCCCCTGTTCGGCCTCCTCTTCCAGCACTTGGCCGCCGCCTCGCCCGCGGACGGCAGCGCCCCGAGCGCGGCCGCGCTCGCGGAGGCCGCGGAGGCCGGCCACGCCGCCATCCACCGGGTGGGCGGCGCGGTCCCCGGCGACTGCACGCTGGTCGACGCCCTCGCGCCCGCCGCCGAGTCCCTGGTCGCCGCCCGGGACGCGGACGCCCCCGAGGCGCCGCTGACCGAGGCCGCGCAGGCGGCCATCCGCGGCGCGCTCGCCACCGCGTCGCTGCGCCCCCGCCGCGGCCGCGCCAGCTACGTGGGCGACCACGCGCTCGGCGTGCCGGACCCCGGCGCCCTGGCCGTCGCGCTGCTCTTCATGGCCCTCGCGGACATCCACGAACCGGCCACGGCCCCGCGCCTGCCCGCACCCGGCCACATCACCGTCCTCTGA
- a CDS encoding helix-turn-helix domain-containing protein yields the protein MDARREDLGRMLRAWRMARDPALLPDPVPFRGHRSYLTQLDMALLLGVSERWYRALERGEDRKYAREMIDGVVRILDLSPGQATALHRGTGHQPPRYRAGSARPDDAMLDLLHQQRRVSWICDQAWDVVAVNAVAARHCPWLARPDANVMTWAFSREARYQLRDWDTRWAGPLLSRLRLAWQRWPDNERLDGVVRTVRREPGVAELWDHTADVRAPHDDAPLPMYFPLVAPDPVDVRVAAYGRFGDTALRWLVLTPVDPAITFP from the coding sequence GTGGACGCGCGACGCGAGGACCTCGGGCGGATGCTGCGGGCGTGGCGGATGGCGCGGGACCCCGCTCTGCTCCCCGACCCCGTCCCTTTCCGCGGCCACCGTTCGTACCTCACCCAGCTCGACATGGCCCTGCTGCTCGGCGTCTCCGAACGCTGGTACCGCGCTCTGGAGCGGGGCGAGGACCGCAAGTACGCGCGCGAGATGATCGACGGCGTCGTACGGATCCTGGACCTCTCCCCCGGTCAGGCGACCGCCCTCCACCGCGGCACCGGCCACCAGCCGCCCCGCTACCGCGCCGGGAGCGCGCGGCCCGACGACGCGATGCTCGATCTGCTGCACCAGCAGCGCCGGGTGAGCTGGATCTGCGACCAGGCCTGGGACGTGGTCGCCGTCAACGCCGTGGCGGCACGCCACTGCCCCTGGCTGGCCCGTCCGGACGCGAACGTCATGACCTGGGCGTTCTCGCGCGAGGCTCGGTATCAGCTGCGCGACTGGGACACGCGGTGGGCGGGCCCGCTGCTCAGTCGGCTGCGCCTGGCCTGGCAGCGCTGGCCGGACAACGAGCGTCTGGACGGCGTGGTGCGGACCGTGCGGCGCGAGCCGGGCGTCGCCGAGCTGTGGGATCACACGGCGGACGTCCGGGCGCCGCACGACGACGCGCCGCTCCCCATGTACTTCCCGCTCGTGGCGCCCGACCCGGTCGACGTGCGCGTCGCGGCGTACGGACGCTTCGGCGACACGGCGCTGCGCTGGCTGGTCCTCACGCCCGTGGACCCGGCGATCACGTTTCCGTGA
- a CDS encoding alpha/beta fold hydrolase: protein MSPAQQQPSPLPPLPPLPPLSPLSPGDLTHRLVPSPAGRVHLVEQGEGPLVLLVHGFPESWYSWRHQLPALAAAGYRAVAVDVRGYGRSSRPADISAYRMLDLVEDGVAVVHALGEETAVIVGHDWGATVAAHSALVRPDVFRAVGLLSVPYTPPGGPRPSEVFAGMGGDEEFYVSYFQEPGRAEAEIEPDVRGWLAGFYAALSADTMPGPDAPDPHFVSRGGRLRDRFPVVAAGSGARLRLPSWLDERDLDVYAEEFERTGPTGALNRYRAMDRDWEDLTPRFAGAPIRQPSLFVGGGMDASTRWLADAIKAFPDTLPGLRSSHVLDGCGHWVQQERPDAVNGLLTEWLGGLGD from the coding sequence ATGTCCCCCGCGCAGCAGCAGCCCTCCCCGTTGCCCCCGTTGCCCCCGTTGCCCCCGTTGTCTCCGTTGTCTCCGGGGGATCTGACCCACCGTCTGGTCCCCTCGCCCGCAGGCCGTGTCCACCTGGTGGAGCAGGGTGAGGGACCCCTCGTCCTGCTGGTGCACGGCTTCCCCGAGTCCTGGTACTCCTGGCGCCATCAGCTGCCCGCCCTGGCCGCGGCCGGGTACCGCGCGGTCGCCGTCGACGTGCGTGGCTACGGCCGTTCGTCGCGCCCCGCGGACATCTCCGCGTACCGGATGCTCGACCTGGTCGAGGACGGCGTCGCCGTGGTGCACGCGCTGGGCGAGGAGACCGCGGTGATCGTGGGGCACGACTGGGGCGCGACCGTCGCCGCGCATTCCGCGCTCGTCAGGCCGGACGTGTTCCGCGCGGTAGGCCTGCTGAGCGTCCCGTACACGCCGCCGGGCGGCCCGCGGCCGAGCGAGGTGTTCGCCGGGATGGGTGGGGACGAGGAGTTCTACGTCTCGTACTTCCAGGAGCCCGGCCGCGCCGAGGCCGAGATCGAGCCCGACGTACGGGGCTGGCTCGCCGGGTTCTACGCCGCGCTCTCCGCCGACACGATGCCGGGGCCCGACGCGCCGGACCCGCACTTCGTGAGCCGCGGCGGGCGGCTGCGGGACCGGTTTCCCGTGGTGGCGGCGGGCTCGGGTGCGCGGCTGCGACTGCCCTCCTGGCTCGACGAGCGGGACCTCGACGTCTACGCCGAGGAGTTCGAGCGGACCGGTCCGACCGGCGCGCTCAACCGCTACCGCGCCATGGACCGGGACTGGGAGGACCTCACGCCGCGCTTCGCGGGCGCCCCGATCCGACAGCCGTCCCTGTTCGTCGGGGGAGGCATGGACGCCTCGACCAGGTGGCTGGCCGACGCGATCAAGGCGTTCCCCGACACCCTGCCGGGCCTGCGCTCCTCGCACGTCCTCGACGGCTGCGGCCACTGGGTCCAGCAGGAGCGGCCCGACGCGGTCAACGGGCTTCTTACGGAGTGGCTCGGCGGCTTGGGAGACTGA
- a CDS encoding SDR family NAD(P)-dependent oxidoreductase — MHVDLSGKTALVTGSTQGIGAAIAVGLARAGAEVAVNGRSRDSVDAAVDRLKGECDGAGFVAAPGDLATDEGAQQVFEAVPRADILVNNLGIFGAEPALDITDDEWRRYFEVNVLTAVRMIRHYLPGMRDRSWGRVLNIASDSALVTPAEMIHYGMSKTALLAVSRGFAKEAAGSGVTVNSVIAGPTHTGGVEDFVYELVDRALPWDEAQRKFMTEHRPQSLIQRLIEPEEIANMVVYLSSPLASATTGGAVRVDGGYVDSIVP, encoded by the coding sequence GTGCACGTCGACCTTTCCGGCAAGACCGCGCTCGTCACCGGGTCCACCCAGGGAATCGGCGCGGCGATCGCCGTCGGCCTGGCGCGGGCGGGCGCCGAGGTCGCGGTCAACGGGCGGTCCCGCGACTCCGTGGACGCCGCCGTCGACCGGCTCAAGGGCGAGTGCGACGGCGCCGGTTTCGTCGCGGCGCCGGGTGACCTCGCCACCGACGAGGGCGCGCAGCAGGTCTTCGAGGCCGTGCCGCGGGCGGACATCCTCGTGAACAACCTCGGCATCTTCGGCGCCGAGCCCGCCCTCGACATCACCGACGACGAGTGGCGCCGCTACTTCGAGGTCAACGTGCTGACCGCGGTGCGGATGATCCGCCACTATCTGCCGGGCATGAGGGACCGCTCCTGGGGCCGCGTCCTGAACATCGCCAGTGACTCGGCGCTCGTCACGCCCGCGGAAATGATCCACTACGGCATGTCGAAGACCGCGCTCCTCGCCGTGTCGCGGGGCTTCGCGAAGGAGGCGGCGGGGTCGGGCGTCACCGTCAACTCCGTGATCGCGGGACCGACGCACACCGGTGGCGTGGAGGACTTCGTCTACGAACTGGTCGACCGCGCGCTGCCGTGGGACGAGGCGCAGCGGAAGTTCATGACCGAGCACCGCCCCCAGTCGCTGATCCAGCGGCTCATCGAGCCGGAGGAGATCGCGAACATGGTCGTCTACCTCAGCTCACCGCTGGCGTCCGCGACGACGGGCGGCGCGGTGCGGGTGGACGGCGGTTACGTGGACTCGATCGTTCCGTAG
- a CDS encoding bifunctional phosphatase PAP2/diacylglycerol kinase family protein, with translation MKRRIGDIDRRWFERVASARLAGAEQVLPPLSRAANHGRLWFGTAAALAVVGGPAARRAARRGVGALALASVTTNAVAKYAVRRRRPVLTAVPAMRRLSKAPWTSSFPSGHAASAAAFAVGVALETPRYGALLAPVAASVAFSRVYVGVHYPGDVLAGCALGAAAAAVTCYWWPPHPSPAQFRRTRVKAPVLPEGEGLVVVLNSGSGKGVPGRLPAREHLELLLPKAEIVACGPGDDLGEVLDEAVARATGAAGVLGVCGGDGTVNATAGRAADAGLALAVFPGGTLNHFALDVGTPTFEDTAHAVARGEAVRVDLARVRDGEGEEVAGFVNTFSIGIYPELVHKREKLEGRIGKWPAAAVSFVEVLRTAAPLRVRLDGRDRVLWLLFAGNGQYVPDGLALTHRPRLDDGLLDIRTVDAEAPLARTRVALSALGGALRRSRVFRSERVEELRLSGLEDVTGLAYDGETAPTPDALILDKLRSALTVYSPAARLDEIAQRARTLTLAANRRPGRGPAA, from the coding sequence ATGAAGCGACGGATCGGGGACATCGACCGGCGGTGGTTCGAACGGGTGGCGTCGGCGCGGCTGGCGGGCGCGGAGCAGGTACTGCCGCCGCTGAGCAGGGCGGCGAACCACGGGCGCCTCTGGTTCGGCACGGCGGCCGCCCTCGCGGTCGTCGGGGGCCCCGCCGCCCGGCGCGCCGCGCGGCGCGGGGTGGGCGCCCTCGCGCTGGCCTCGGTGACGACGAACGCCGTGGCCAAGTACGCCGTACGCCGGCGCCGCCCCGTCCTGACCGCCGTACCCGCGATGCGACGCCTCTCCAAGGCGCCGTGGACGTCCTCGTTCCCGTCCGGGCACGCCGCGTCGGCGGCGGCGTTCGCGGTGGGAGTGGCGTTGGAGACGCCCCGGTACGGCGCGCTGCTCGCGCCGGTCGCCGCGTCCGTGGCGTTCTCGCGGGTGTACGTGGGGGTGCACTACCCCGGTGACGTCCTCGCGGGCTGCGCGCTCGGCGCGGCGGCGGCCGCGGTGACCTGCTACTGGTGGCCGCCGCACCCCTCGCCCGCCCAGTTCCGCCGCACCCGGGTGAAGGCGCCCGTGCTGCCCGAGGGCGAAGGGCTCGTCGTCGTCCTCAACTCCGGTTCCGGGAAGGGTGTTCCGGGGCGTCTGCCTGCGCGCGAGCATCTGGAGCTGCTGCTGCCGAAGGCCGAGATCGTGGCGTGCGGTCCCGGTGACGACCTCGGCGAGGTCCTGGACGAGGCGGTGGCGCGGGCCACCGGCGCGGCCGGGGTGCTCGGCGTCTGCGGCGGGGACGGCACGGTGAACGCCACGGCAGGGCGCGCGGCGGATGCGGGGCTCGCGCTCGCGGTCTTCCCCGGTGGCACCCTGAACCACTTCGCCCTGGACGTGGGCACACCCACCTTCGAGGACACCGCGCACGCCGTCGCGCGGGGCGAGGCCGTCCGCGTCGACCTGGCACGGGTGCGCGACGGAGAGGGCGAGGAGGTCGCCGGGTTCGTCAACACCTTCAGCATCGGCATCTACCCGGAACTCGTGCACAAGCGCGAGAAGTTGGAGGGGCGCATCGGCAAGTGGCCCGCGGCGGCCGTGTCGTTCGTCGAGGTGCTGCGGACCGCGGCACCGCTGCGCGTCCGGCTCGACGGCCGCGACCGCGTTCTGTGGCTGCTCTTCGCGGGCAACGGGCAGTACGTGCCGGACGGCCTCGCGCTCACGCACCGGCCCCGGCTGGACGACGGCCTCCTCGACATCCGCACGGTCGACGCGGAGGCGCCGCTGGCCCGGACGCGCGTCGCGCTCTCCGCGCTGGGCGGCGCGTTGCGGCGCTCGCGGGTGTTCCGCTCCGAGCGCGTCGAGGAGTTGCGGCTCAGCGGCCTAGAGGACGTGACGGGACTCGCGTACGACGGTGAGACCGCGCCGACGCCGGACGCCCTGATCCTCGACAAGCTGCGCTCCGCCCTGACGGTCTACAGCCCGGCGGCGCGGCTGGACGAGATCGCCCAGCGGGCCCGCACACTGACGCTGGCGGCGAACCGTCGACCGGGGCGGGGACCCGCGGCCTGA
- a CDS encoding PadR family transcriptional regulator → MAARRTTSQQHDSTASADGGAGLPPTAWAVLGLLSFPGERTGYELKKWADASLRFFYWSPAISQIYAELRRLEALGYATSRRSGPEEPRTKRAYAITDEGRAALACWADGGRDVGPPVLKHPLLLRIWLGHLTAPDRLRDLVAGHIAQTRGELKEVRDALARVERVEGPQAWSHPRVALRWSERRLEAEVGLAEAMLDDLSELAARGGALGVDAPSTAPAPHPDAEAEPVPPPGQPVGDSPTPG, encoded by the coding sequence ATGGCGGCCCGTCGAACCACCTCGCAGCAGCACGACAGCACCGCGTCCGCCGACGGCGGCGCCGGGTTGCCGCCGACCGCGTGGGCCGTGCTGGGGCTGCTCTCCTTTCCCGGGGAGCGGACCGGGTACGAGCTGAAGAAGTGGGCGGACGCCTCCCTGCGCTTCTTCTACTGGTCGCCCGCCATCAGCCAGATCTACGCCGAGCTGCGCCGCCTCGAAGCGCTCGGGTACGCCACGTCGCGCCGCTCCGGCCCCGAGGAGCCCCGTACGAAGCGGGCGTACGCCATCACCGACGAGGGCCGGGCCGCGCTGGCCTGCTGGGCCGACGGCGGCCGGGACGTGGGCCCGCCCGTCCTCAAGCACCCGCTGCTCCTTCGGATCTGGCTCGGTCACCTCACCGCCCCCGACCGGCTGCGGGACCTCGTGGCCGGACACATCGCGCAGACCAGGGGCGAGTTGAAGGAGGTCAGGGACGCCCTCGCGCGGGTGGAGCGGGTGGAGGGGCCCCAGGCGTGGTCGCATCCGCGGGTCGCGCTGCGGTGGAGCGAACGGCGTCTGGAGGCGGAGGTGGGGCTGGCGGAGGCGATGCTCGACGATCTGTCCGAGCTGGCGGCGCGAGGAGGGGCCCTGGGCGTCGACGCGCCGTCGACGGCCCCCGCGCCCCACCCGGACGCCGAAGCGGAACCCGTTCCGCCGCCGGGTCAACCCGTGGGGGACTCGCCCACGCCAGGGTGA
- a CDS encoding glycerophosphodiester phosphodiesterase — MNFLTIGHRGVMGVEPENTLRSFVAAQAAGLDLIELDLHLSKDGALVVMHDADVARTTDGKGPIAEKTLAELRELDAGRGERVPVFEEVLDAVRAPLQAEIKDVAAARALAEVMLRRDLVARVEVISFHDEAIAEIARLVPGVRTALVASRYGTDVVERATAVGATTLVLNIRRLTLEIVERARKADLRIIGWVVNSQDDLRLVRALQLDGATTDYPEIKRTGRFTA, encoded by the coding sequence TTGAACTTCCTCACCATCGGTCATCGTGGGGTCATGGGCGTCGAGCCCGAGAACACCCTGCGTTCCTTCGTCGCCGCGCAAGCGGCGGGCCTCGACCTCATCGAGCTGGATCTGCATCTGAGCAAGGACGGCGCCCTCGTCGTCATGCACGACGCCGACGTGGCCCGTACGACCGACGGCAAGGGGCCGATCGCCGAGAAGACCCTCGCCGAGCTGAGGGAGCTCGACGCGGGCCGCGGCGAGCGCGTCCCCGTCTTCGAGGAGGTCCTGGACGCGGTGAGGGCGCCGCTGCAGGCCGAGATCAAGGACGTCGCGGCCGCACGCGCCCTCGCCGAGGTCATGCTGCGCCGCGATCTGGTCGCGCGGGTGGAGGTGATCTCCTTCCACGACGAGGCGATCGCCGAGATCGCCCGCCTGGTCCCCGGCGTGCGGACCGCGCTCGTCGCGAGCCGCTACGGCACGGATGTCGTGGAGCGCGCCACCGCCGTCGGCGCGACCACGCTCGTCCTCAACATCCGGCGTCTGACGCTGGAGATCGTCGAGCGCGCCAGGAAGGCGGACCTGCGGATCATCGGCTGGGTCGTGAACAGCCAGGACGACCTGCGCCTGGTGCGGGCGCTGCAGCTGGACGGCGCGACCACGGACTACCCGGAGATCAAGCGGACGGGCCGCTTCACGGCCTAG
- a CDS encoding GNAT family N-acetyltransferase, protein MDTAPRPTPGELTFRAAEVADVDAVVALIESAYRGDASRVGWTTEADLLEGQRTDPQGVVDVIESPASRLLAVERDGALIACCQLEHRGDHAYFGMFAVSPALQGAGFGKVIIAEAERTARETWDAREMHMTVISARDDLIAWYERRGYRRTGKMSPFPYGDERFGIPQRDDLQFELLVKDLA, encoded by the coding sequence ATGGACACCGCCCCGCGCCCCACCCCAGGAGAGCTCACGTTCCGCGCCGCCGAAGTCGCCGACGTGGACGCCGTCGTCGCGCTCATCGAGTCGGCGTACCGCGGAGACGCGAGCCGCGTCGGGTGGACCACCGAGGCAGACCTCCTGGAGGGGCAGCGCACCGACCCGCAGGGCGTCGTCGACGTCATCGAGTCGCCGGCGAGCCGGCTGCTCGCCGTCGAGCGGGACGGCGCACTCATCGCGTGCTGCCAGCTCGAACACCGCGGGGACCACGCCTACTTCGGCATGTTCGCTGTCAGCCCGGCCCTCCAGGGCGCGGGCTTCGGCAAGGTGATCATCGCCGAGGCCGAGCGGACGGCACGCGAGACGTGGGACGCCCGCGAGATGCACATGACCGTGATCTCCGCCCGCGACGACCTCATCGCCTGGTACGAGCGGCGCGGCTACCGCCGTACGGGAAAGATGAGCCCCTTCCCGTACGGCGACGAGCGCTTCGGCATTCCGCAACGCGACGACCTGCAGTTCGAGCTGCTGGTCAAGGACCTGGCCTAG
- a CDS encoding VOC family protein, which translates to MVHVLSSRTLLRPTDPERSRVFYGGMLGLGVYREFGTGPERGTVYFLGGGFLEVSGRSDAPPAPGLRLWLQVADVAAAHAELVERGVEVVRPPVREPWGLVEMWIADPDGVRIVLVEVPRDHPIRYRPGV; encoded by the coding sequence ATGGTCCACGTATTGAGCAGCAGGACACTTCTGCGTCCCACCGACCCCGAGCGCTCGCGCGTGTTCTACGGCGGGATGCTCGGCCTCGGCGTCTACCGCGAGTTCGGCACCGGTCCCGAGCGCGGCACGGTCTACTTCCTCGGCGGGGGTTTCCTGGAGGTGTCGGGGCGCTCGGATGCCCCGCCCGCGCCGGGGCTCCGGCTGTGGCTCCAGGTCGCGGACGTCGCGGCGGCCCACGCGGAGCTGGTGGAGCGGGGCGTCGAGGTGGTGCGGCCGCCGGTCCGGGAGCCGTGGGGACTGGTCGAGATGTGGATCGCGGACCCGGACGGCGTCAGGATCGTTCTCGTCGAGGTCCCGCGGGACCACCCCATCCGCTACCGGCCGGGCGTCTGA
- a CDS encoding NAD(P)/FAD-dependent oxidoreductase, with product MAAPRILIVGGGFAGMECAHKLEKKLSPHEAELRLISPTDHQLYLPLLPHVASGVLTPQSVAVPLRRMLRRTAIVPGGAVGVDPKAKAVVVRKINGEEVVERYDYLVLTPGSVTRQFDIPGVDRYAVGVKTLAEAAWIRDHVISQLDLAAASSSRAEREQRLQFVVVGGGYAGVETAAYLQRLTCAAVKRYPGLDVSQIKWHVVDVAPKLMPELGPRLGDKAMEILQRRGVNVSLGVSVAKATEDTVTLTDDRVLPCRTLIWTAGVAPSPLIATLGAETNRGRLVVRPDLTVPGLDGVFALGDAAAVPDLAKGGDAICPPTAQHAMRQGWAAAKNVVSALRGFPLADYRHKDMGLVVDLGGIQAVSKPLGVQLTGLPAQVVARGYHLGALRTVTARFRTAANWGLNAVAGDDYVRTGFQAQRPATLKDFEMTDAYLTQEEIMKRVEAA from the coding sequence ATGGCAGCTCCCCGGATCCTCATCGTCGGCGGCGGTTTCGCCGGCATGGAGTGCGCACACAAGCTGGAGAAGAAGCTCTCGCCCCACGAGGCCGAGCTGCGGCTGATCAGTCCGACGGACCACCAGCTGTATCTGCCGCTGCTGCCGCACGTCGCCTCCGGAGTGCTCACTCCGCAGTCGGTGGCCGTGCCGCTGCGCAGGATGCTGCGCCGCACCGCGATCGTGCCGGGCGGCGCCGTCGGCGTCGACCCCAAGGCCAAGGCGGTGGTCGTACGGAAGATCAACGGCGAGGAGGTCGTGGAGCGCTACGACTACCTGGTCCTGACGCCCGGCAGTGTCACGCGGCAGTTCGACATCCCCGGCGTCGACCGGTACGCGGTGGGCGTCAAGACGCTCGCCGAGGCCGCGTGGATCCGCGACCACGTCATCTCCCAGCTGGACCTGGCCGCCGCGAGCTCCAGCCGTGCGGAGCGGGAACAGCGGCTCCAGTTCGTGGTGGTCGGCGGCGGCTACGCGGGCGTGGAGACGGCCGCGTACCTCCAGCGCCTGACGTGCGCCGCGGTCAAGCGCTACCCGGGCCTGGACGTGTCGCAGATCAAGTGGCACGTGGTGGACGTCGCCCCGAAGCTGATGCCGGAGCTGGGCCCGCGGCTCGGCGACAAGGCGATGGAGATCCTCCAGCGCCGGGGCGTGAACGTGTCGCTCGGGGTGTCCGTGGCCAAGGCGACCGAGGACACCGTCACGCTCACCGACGACCGCGTCCTGCCGTGCCGCACGCTGATCTGGACCGCGGGTGTCGCGCCGAGCCCGCTCATCGCGACGCTGGGCGCGGAGACGAACCGGGGCCGGCTCGTCGTGCGCCCCGATCTGACGGTTCCCGGGCTCGACGGCGTCTTCGCGCTCGGCGACGCGGCGGCCGTACCCGACCTCGCCAAGGGCGGCGACGCGATCTGCCCGCCGACCGCGCAGCACGCCATGCGGCAGGGCTGGGCGGCGGCGAAGAACGTCGTCTCGGCCCTGCGCGGCTTCCCGCTCGCCGACTACCGGCACAAGGACATGGGCCTGGTCGTGGACCTCGGCGGCATCCAGGCGGTGTCGAAGCCGCTCGGTGTGCAGCTGACGGGGCTGCCCGCCCAGGTGGTGGCGCGCGGCTACCACCTGGGGGCGCTGCGCACGGTCACCGCACGCTTCCGGACGGCCGCGAACTGGGGCCTGAACGCGGTCGCGGGCGACGACTACGTACGCACCGGTTTCCAGGCGCAGCGGCCCGCCACGCTCAAGGACTTCGAGATGACGGACGCCTACCTGACGCAGGAGGAGATCATGAAGCGGGTGGAGGCGGCCTGA